The sequence AAGAAATACGTATAATATTCCAGGAGAATAAACAACGATACGGTGTTAGGCGTGTACATAAAGAACTTGAAAATCGTGGCATAAGAGTTAACCACAAGCGTGTACAAAGACTTATGCACGACATGGGATTAATGGGTAAACGTCCAAAAGTAAAGTATCATTCATACTTAGGAAACATTGGAAAAGTTGCGCCAAATATTATCAATAGAGATTTTTCAGCCAGTGCACCACTACAAAAATGGACAACTGATGTATCACAATTTACTTTTTCCTGGGGAAAATGTTACTTTTC comes from Fusobacterium sp. DD2 and encodes:
- a CDS encoding IS3 family transposase encodes the protein MGCTTQGEKAAIVKELKEKGYKLKYLLKTIGIAKSTYYYEIKKVDAVKLRNIKVAKEIRIIFQENKQRYGVRRVHKELENRGIRVNHKRVQRLMHDMGLMGKRPKVKYHSYLGNIGKVAPNIINRDFSASAPLQKWTTDVSQFTFSWGKCYFS